A window of the Lysinibacillus irui genome harbors these coding sequences:
- a CDS encoding glycerophosphodiester phosphodiesterase, with protein MHKAGQVMRQAVYNIYAYRLDYVQVFALIRIFQFLLIIPVTSIVFKLTLRVTGFTHITEQNWQSFVAHPFVIMMICLLMLLFLLFVYYEMGLLFLMAFHQQRGMRYRFFPLWQQLNRKVVYFFSVQILFLIVYLALLLPLASFMLPLTLTQSISLPHFLTEEIMSTRAGRLAYAAVASILVMIGIRSILTLPIFTIQPNISILRSFKQSWRFSKRGLFELLVLLAMLLTGHLLMMLGITVISTFPLYIIERLMPSAALVTAGLTLAFLEMVFVVLFSLLQAMFSQVMVAITYNTSVLGKFNVASYRKRRYKPLLFISFIVFIVLSMMNMNSLEKSVYAPDTKIIAHRGYVAGNVENTISGLVSAANAGADLIEIDIQQTVDGEFVVFHDRTLRRLAGKNGVIANMTLNELKSLTIHQNGFSDKISSLDDCIEIAKALDVSLLIELKVHGKETEDVLPKLVEKLRNYKVLDSYYVQSADGQKMTQLKKIVPNLRVGIVYALNIGPMEENVDFIALEESWVTEQLIEELKQHPTDLFVWTLNDDRSLQTFIEKNVSGVITDHPDVARELRTQQSEHQYFLQRVLNRLRFIF; from the coding sequence GTGCACAAGGCAGGACAAGTAATGCGACAGGCTGTCTACAATATTTATGCTTATCGTTTAGATTATGTACAGGTTTTCGCATTGATTAGAATCTTTCAATTTTTATTGATAATCCCTGTTACCTCTATCGTCTTTAAGCTCACGCTACGAGTAACGGGATTTACACATATTACAGAGCAAAATTGGCAAAGTTTTGTGGCGCATCCCTTTGTCATCATGATGATTTGTCTATTAATGTTACTGTTTTTATTATTTGTCTATTATGAAATGGGCTTATTGTTCTTAATGGCTTTTCATCAGCAAAGAGGAATGCGCTATCGATTTTTTCCTTTATGGCAGCAGTTGAATCGTAAGGTTGTTTATTTTTTTAGTGTCCAAATCTTATTTTTAATCGTCTATCTTGCCCTATTATTGCCACTCGCTTCTTTTATGCTACCACTCACCTTAACCCAATCCATCTCACTTCCACATTTTTTAACCGAAGAAATAATGAGTACTCGAGCAGGTAGACTAGCATATGCTGCAGTGGCAAGCATTTTAGTAATGATCGGTATCCGAAGTATTTTGACCTTACCTATTTTTACAATCCAACCGAACATCTCCATTTTACGCTCATTCAAGCAAAGCTGGCGATTTTCGAAGCGAGGTTTATTTGAATTGTTAGTGTTACTGGCAATGCTTTTAACAGGTCATTTGCTAATGATGCTAGGGATAACGGTCATTAGTACGTTTCCACTTTATATTATAGAACGGTTAATGCCAAGTGCTGCACTCGTTACTGCCGGGTTGACACTCGCTTTTCTAGAAATGGTCTTTGTGGTGCTTTTTAGTTTATTACAGGCCATGTTTTCACAAGTCATGGTTGCCATCACCTATAATACGTCTGTGCTAGGCAAATTTAACGTTGCTTCATATAGGAAGCGACGCTATAAACCATTGCTATTCATTAGTTTCATCGTGTTTATCGTATTAAGTATGATGAACATGAATTCTTTAGAGAAAAGTGTTTATGCGCCTGATACCAAAATTATTGCCCATCGAGGCTATGTAGCAGGCAATGTAGAAAATACGATTAGTGGGTTGGTGAGCGCAGCCAATGCAGGGGCTGATTTGATAGAAATCGATATTCAGCAAACCGTCGATGGTGAATTTGTCGTTTTTCATGATCGAACTTTACGACGATTAGCTGGTAAAAACGGCGTGATAGCGAATATGACCTTGAATGAACTAAAATCGTTAACCATTCATCAAAATGGCTTTAGCGATAAAATTTCCTCGCTAGATGATTGTATCGAAATTGCCAAAGCTTTAGATGTGTCGCTATTAATTGAATTAAAGGTCCATGGCAAAGAAACAGAAGATGTTCTTCCTAAATTGGTAGAAAAGCTTCGAAACTATAAGGTGCTTGATTCCTACTATGTGCAATCTGCGGATGGGCAGAAAATGACGCAATTAAAAAAAATAGTACCCAATCTACGTGTCGGCATTGTCTATGCCCTCAATATCGGACCGATGGAAGAAAATGTTGATTTCATCGCATTAGAGGAATCCTGGGTAACCGAGCAGCTCATCGAGGAGTTAAAGCAGCATCCAACCGATTTATTTGTCTGGACCCTCAATGACGATCGTTCACTACAAACCTTTATCGAGAAAAATGTCAGTGGCGTCATCACCGACCACCCCGACGTCGCCCGCGAGCTAAGAACACAGCAAAGCGAACATCAATACTTCCTCCAACGAGTCCTCAATCGCCTCCGCTTTATCTTTTAA
- a CDS encoding stalk domain-containing protein translates to MKMTKVVPFAMSALLLGGAFGAPTASASEVEAVVTNTDNSEQQVQPVFIKVTGTIDKVEVRENGTYYTVIDGDNTNIMIANKDSLVFDNTGKEVKLQKGDKVSAYSYAKKPMLAIYPPQYNPEVIIVETEEMGSVEVDFFNKDLVDTENNLKLNVGEDMKLVSASGRDVKMDDLKEQHLVVFYTIATMSIPAQTPPSKVIVLDTIEKEEPVEVDPKPTPEPAPNKSAVEDIINKDFYEVEGTKMVPLRLIAEELGFKVEVTSKGAIISKGALSYTITRGQKEYGYNKALRQFKVAPALLESGKTYVPVEFVEELMK, encoded by the coding sequence ATGAAAATGACGAAAGTCGTACCATTTGCTATGTCAGCATTATTATTAGGGGGCGCGTTTGGAGCTCCAACTGCATCAGCGAGCGAAGTGGAGGCAGTTGTAACGAACACGGACAATTCGGAGCAACAAGTACAGCCGGTCTTTATTAAAGTGACAGGGACAATTGACAAAGTAGAAGTACGTGAAAATGGCACTTACTATACAGTGATTGATGGTGACAATACGAATATTATGATCGCCAATAAGGATTCACTTGTTTTCGATAATACGGGGAAAGAAGTGAAGCTACAAAAGGGGGATAAAGTGTCAGCGTATTCTTATGCGAAAAAGCCTATGCTAGCTATTTATCCGCCGCAATACAACCCGGAAGTAATTATTGTCGAAACAGAAGAAATGGGTAGCGTGGAAGTTGATTTCTTTAACAAAGATTTAGTTGATACTGAAAACAACTTAAAATTAAATGTTGGGGAAGACATGAAACTAGTGAGTGCTTCCGGTAGAGATGTGAAAATGGATGATTTAAAAGAGCAGCATTTAGTAGTATTCTACACGATTGCCACTATGAGCATTCCTGCTCAAACACCACCTTCAAAAGTGATCGTGTTAGACACAATCGAGAAAGAAGAGCCAGTGGAAGTGGACCCAAAGCCAACACCGGAACCAGCACCAAATAAATCAGCTGTTGAAGACATAATCAATAAGGACTTTTATGAAGTAGAAGGAACAAAAATGGTACCTCTACGATTAATTGCAGAAGAACTTGGCTTTAAAGTAGAAGTAACATCAAAAGGTGCCATCATTTCTAAAGGCGCACTATCTTATACAATTACTCGAGGGCAAAAAGAATATGGCTACAATAAAGCGCTTCGCCAATTTAAAGTAGCCCCAGCTCTATTAGAATCAGGCAAAACATATGTACCTGTTGAGTTCGTAGAAGAATTAATGAAATAA
- a CDS encoding cysteine hydrolase family protein — protein sequence MKQALIIIDIQEAFFLEGQPHLWNNEVLIKHINTLITWARHNAVPIIFIQHTDANKDDDFAFGQPGWELYHGLSRQAEDKVIQKTTWDAFYQTELGTYLQQQSIEQLIFAGAQTEFCLDTTIRSAFSHGYHRNLLIADAHSTLDGSVLTAPQIIQHHESIWHHRFVEIQPIIEFQNVD from the coding sequence ATGAAACAAGCATTGATCATTATCGATATACAAGAAGCTTTCTTTTTAGAAGGACAACCACATCTTTGGAATAATGAAGTCCTTATCAAACATATCAATACACTGATTACATGGGCACGTCATAACGCTGTACCTATAATTTTTATACAGCACACGGATGCCAATAAAGACGATGATTTCGCCTTCGGTCAGCCAGGATGGGAGCTGTATCATGGACTTTCTAGACAAGCAGAGGATAAAGTGATTCAAAAAACAACGTGGGATGCTTTTTATCAAACTGAGCTCGGCACCTATTTACAGCAACAGTCCATTGAGCAATTGATTTTTGCTGGTGCTCAAACAGAGTTCTGTCTTGATACAACGATCCGCAGTGCATTTAGTCATGGCTATCATCGTAATCTTTTAATAGCGGATGCCCATAGCACTTTAGACGGTTCGGTATTAACAGCACCACAAATCATCCAGCATCATGAATCCATTTGGCATCATCGCTTTGTAGAAATTCAGCCGATTATCGAGTTCCAAAATGTTGATTGA
- a CDS encoding DMT family transporter yields MTNFMYIFCLIVWGLNFIAVKIQGTPVSLELSLTYRLVITALLFLMLAWFMKPQGKPQQQDIPYIIVFGVCNFAFSYLALYYATMWSSAAIVTLIFSLKVILTPIALRIFLKEPLHRRVLIGGILGVMGVGVLIYPTLHSFSGLADLKGVLIALLGTVLTAIGDASSARNAKQHINPIYANAIGFAVGSAVMCGIVWMQGQTIMIPTSITYLSALLYLTIIASFLAWLFYLKLVERIGGAKSGYMVALFPVIGGIASVVIGESTVSMYLVIGCLSSCIGAAIALGFKLKPILR; encoded by the coding sequence ATGACGAATTTTATGTATATTTTTTGTTTAATTGTTTGGGGACTGAATTTTATTGCAGTCAAAATTCAAGGAACGCCAGTCAGTTTAGAATTATCTTTAACGTATCGTTTAGTGATAACAGCACTGTTATTTTTAATGCTTGCTTGGTTCATGAAACCACAGGGTAAGCCACAACAGCAAGATATCCCTTATATCATCGTTTTTGGTGTTTGTAATTTTGCATTTAGTTATTTAGCACTTTACTATGCTACAATGTGGAGCTCAGCTGCAATTGTAACGTTAATATTTTCATTAAAAGTCATCTTAACGCCCATTGCCCTACGGATTTTTCTGAAAGAACCATTACATCGACGTGTTTTAATTGGTGGTATTTTAGGGGTCATGGGTGTTGGGGTTTTAATCTATCCAACTCTACATAGTTTTTCAGGCTTGGCAGATTTAAAAGGTGTCCTGATTGCTTTATTAGGTACGGTACTGACAGCTATTGGGGATGCTAGCTCTGCAAGAAATGCTAAGCAGCATATAAACCCTATTTACGCCAATGCCATTGGTTTCGCTGTTGGAAGTGCCGTGATGTGTGGCATTGTCTGGATGCAGGGACAAACCATCATGATACCAACATCCATCACCTATTTATCGGCTCTACTGTATTTAACCATCATCGCATCCTTTCTGGCCTGGTTATTTTATTTAAAACTGGTGGAAAGAATTGGCGGGGCAAAGAGTGGCTATATGGTTGCTTTATTTCCCGTGATTGGCGGTATTGCCTCTGTGGTCATTGGGGAATCAACGGTTAGTATGTATTTAGTGATTGGCTGTCTCTCTAGCTGTATCGGTGCTGCGATTGCCTTAGGTTTTAAATTAAAACCAATCTTACGATGA
- a CDS encoding DUF1259 domain-containing protein, whose amino-acid sequence MKCQELANIIGGVVITATPVCVVQRLRDIKATILGRTTRSPLALPFALSFEGIGANTLNLGESVVLQEEINPFLTELRKRGLTVTAVHNHWLFDNPRLMYMHWENVGNPTQFAKNSFDAAVAAGLFKKGK is encoded by the coding sequence ATAAAATGTCAAGAACTTGCAAATATTATTGGTGGGGTAGTTATAACTGCAACACCAGTTTGTGTTGTTCAGCGCCTTCGTGACATTAAAGCTACTATTCTTGGACGAACTACTCGATCTCCACTTGCCCTTCCATTCGCTCTTTCGTTTGAAGGAATTGGCGCTAACACACTAAACCTTGGTGAATCGGTGGTGCTTCAAGAGGAAATTAATCCATTTTTAACAGAACTTCGTAAGAGAGGACTTACTGTTACGGCGGTGCACAACCATTGGCTATTCGATAATCCTAGATTAATGTATATGCATTGGGAGAATGTCGGGAATCCAACCCAATTTGCAAAAAATAGTTTCGATGCAGCAGTTGCAGCAGGCTTGTTCAAAAAAGGTAAGTAA
- the fumC gene encoding class II fumarate hydratase, which yields MDYRIEKDTMGEIKVPADKIWGAQTQRSKENFQIGTEQMPIELVQAMAILKKSAAIANNKLGKLSDLKTNVIVQAADEILNGQWDDQFPLVVWQTGSGTQSNMNVNEVIAHRANQLLQDAGETDRIHPNDDVNKSQSSNDTFPTALHIAAVLKVEDYLLPRLRLLKSTLEDKAAQFKDIIKIGRTHLQDATPLTLGQEISGWAAMLAKSERMIIQNIDYMKELAIGGTAVGTGINAHPEFGDRVAAEISELTGKQFTSAANKFHALTSHDEAVVAHGALKALAADLMKIANDVRWLASGPRSGIGEITIPENEPGSSIMPGKVNPTQSEAMTMVVTQVVGNDATIAFAASQGNFELNVFKPVIIYNFLQSTRLLADTMQSFNDHCAVGIEPNKEVLDHNLRNSLMLVTALNPYIGYENAAKIAKKAHKEGTTLKEAAIASGLLTEEQFDEYVDPATMIYPNVK from the coding sequence ATGGATTACCGTATTGAAAAAGACACTATGGGTGAAATTAAAGTACCTGCTGATAAAATTTGGGGTGCGCAAACACAGCGCAGTAAAGAGAATTTCCAAATTGGTACGGAGCAAATGCCAATTGAGCTTGTGCAGGCCATGGCTATCTTAAAGAAAAGTGCAGCAATTGCCAACAACAAACTAGGCAAGCTTTCGGATCTTAAGACGAATGTGATTGTACAGGCAGCTGATGAAATTTTAAATGGGCAATGGGACGATCAATTCCCACTCGTTGTATGGCAAACAGGTAGTGGTACACAATCAAACATGAACGTTAACGAAGTAATTGCTCACCGCGCGAACCAACTATTACAGGATGCTGGTGAGACTGATCGCATTCATCCGAATGATGATGTCAATAAATCACAAAGCTCGAATGATACCTTCCCAACGGCATTGCATATTGCAGCTGTGTTAAAAGTGGAAGATTATTTATTACCACGTCTACGACTATTAAAGTCAACACTAGAAGATAAAGCAGCTCAATTTAAAGATATTATAAAAATTGGACGTACACATTTACAGGATGCAACACCTCTAACATTAGGTCAAGAAATTAGCGGCTGGGCAGCTATGCTGGCAAAATCGGAGCGGATGATTATCCAAAATATTGATTATATGAAGGAACTTGCTATTGGTGGAACAGCGGTAGGTACTGGTATTAACGCTCACCCTGAATTTGGTGATCGTGTTGCTGCGGAAATAAGTGAACTAACAGGTAAACAATTCACTTCAGCAGCGAATAAATTCCACGCTTTAACAAGCCATGATGAAGCCGTTGTCGCACACGGTGCACTAAAAGCATTAGCGGCCGATTTAATGAAAATTGCCAATGACGTTCGCTGGCTTGCTAGTGGCCCTCGTTCTGGTATTGGTGAAATCACCATCCCAGAAAACGAGCCAGGCTCATCGATTATGCCTGGTAAAGTAAACCCTACACAAAGTGAAGCTATGACAATGGTTGTCACTCAAGTAGTTGGAAATGATGCAACCATTGCGTTCGCCGCTTCCCAAGGTAACTTTGAGCTGAACGTCTTTAAACCAGTAATCATTTATAACTTCTTACAATCAACTCGCCTATTAGCTGATACAATGCAATCATTTAACGACCATTGTGCTGTAGGGATTGAACCGAATAAAGAAGTGCTCGATCATAATTTAAGAAATTCTTTAATGCTTGTAACGGCATTAAATCCATATATCGGCTACGAAAACGCAGCAAAAATAGCGAAAAAAGCTCACAAAGAAGGCACAACCTTAAAAGAAGCAGCCATCGCCAGTGGTTTACTAACAGAAGAACAATTCGACGAATATGTAGATCCAGCAACAATGATTTATCCAAATGTGAAATAG
- a CDS encoding AAA family ATPase, with protein sequence MYLKSCKVLQDTIPNKQMYPFNIPSLQDLQELEFPTNVTFFVGENGSGKSTLLEAIADRCDFNTAGGGRQNLYEVHKAESSLGDYIRLSWLPKISNGFFLRSETFYQFASHIDLLEYHPNKYAAFGGKSLHHQSHGESFLALFMNRFKGKAIYLLDEPEAALSPTRQLSLLKIMKDLEHEAQFIIATHSPILLGYPNATIYSFDDEAIEPIRYEDTIHYIVTKRFLDAPQTILSELFDEERES encoded by the coding sequence ATGTATTTAAAATCATGTAAGGTGTTACAGGATACCATTCCGAATAAACAGATGTATCCTTTTAACATTCCAAGCTTGCAGGATTTACAAGAGCTGGAGTTTCCGACAAATGTAACGTTCTTTGTTGGGGAAAATGGGTCGGGGAAATCAACATTATTGGAGGCGATTGCGGATCGCTGTGATTTTAATACGGCGGGTGGTGGTCGTCAAAATTTATATGAAGTACATAAGGCAGAATCCTCACTGGGGGACTATATTCGTTTGTCGTGGTTGCCGAAGATTTCGAATGGTTTTTTTCTTCGATCGGAAACATTTTATCAATTTGCCAGCCATATTGATTTGTTAGAATACCATCCGAATAAATATGCCGCTTTTGGGGGCAAATCCCTACACCACCAATCCCATGGTGAATCTTTTCTGGCATTATTTATGAATCGGTTTAAGGGGAAAGCGATCTATTTATTGGATGAGCCTGAGGCAGCCTTATCTCCAACAAGACAATTAAGCCTGCTGAAAATTATGAAGGACTTAGAGCATGAGGCACAATTTATCATCGCTACGCACTCACCAATTTTACTGGGCTATCCGAATGCGACGATTTATAGTTTTGATGATGAGGCAATTGAACCGATACGCTATGAAGATACCATTCATTACATTGTTACCAAACGTTTTTTAGATGCACCACAAACCATTTTAAGTGAGTTATTTGATGAGGAGAGGGAATCATGA
- a CDS encoding GNAT family N-acetyltransferase, with protein MNQRKGLVMREIRLDEMAQSIDLLNYVFQMSMSIHKDRRFVNAKSKQFNEGHAIGWFDGSHLVSQILSLPFEVNVHGKIYEMGGITAVGTYPEYSGHGLMESLIIESLQRMRNEGQCISYLFPYSIPYYRKKGWEIMSDIVEFQVKDTQLPHYAGLNGKIRRVDPKHEDVVDIYARYAQKTHGVMVRNSIAWNEKFQEDFWEEKFIDSDVNLQAAVYYDEDDEAQGYMFYRIMEENYYIDEIVYLQEEARKGLWNFVSAHSSMVYNVYGKTTGNEAVAFLLEDSEIIQKVSPYFMARIVDVKEFLLRYPFVGHDFELQLAVTDRIVAWNNGTYIIKMADGKVSVQKVSETLNDSAVHLTVQTLATMLLGYKRPRYLEKIERLQGRPEEIDLLEAVLPVGIPTFIDYF; from the coding sequence ATGAATCAACGAAAAGGCTTAGTCATGCGAGAAATTCGATTAGACGAAATGGCACAGTCCATTGATTTACTGAATTATGTTTTTCAAATGTCTATGTCCATTCACAAGGATCGCCGTTTTGTAAATGCTAAGAGTAAGCAGTTTAATGAGGGGCATGCCATCGGATGGTTTGATGGGTCCCACTTGGTTTCGCAAATTTTAAGTTTGCCTTTTGAGGTTAATGTACATGGCAAGATTTACGAAATGGGTGGCATCACAGCAGTTGGGACATACCCAGAATACTCAGGTCATGGCTTAATGGAGAGCTTAATTATTGAAAGTTTACAAAGAATGCGTAATGAAGGTCAATGCATATCCTATTTATTTCCATATTCTATCCCGTATTACCGTAAAAAGGGGTGGGAAATTATGAGTGATATTGTGGAATTTCAGGTGAAGGATACGCAGCTTCCTCATTATGCTGGGCTTAACGGGAAAATTCGTCGTGTGGATCCGAAGCATGAGGATGTTGTGGATATCTATGCACGCTATGCCCAGAAAACGCATGGGGTGATGGTGCGCAATAGTATTGCCTGGAATGAGAAGTTTCAGGAGGATTTCTGGGAGGAGAAATTCATTGACAGTGATGTCAATCTTCAGGCAGCTGTCTATTATGATGAAGACGATGAAGCACAAGGCTACATGTTTTATCGTATTATGGAAGAAAACTATTACATTGATGAAATCGTTTATTTGCAGGAAGAGGCTCGTAAAGGCTTATGGAATTTCGTCTCGGCTCATAGTTCGATGGTTTATAATGTCTACGGGAAAACAACGGGAAATGAAGCGGTTGCCTTTTTATTAGAGGACAGTGAAATTATTCAAAAGGTCTCTCCTTATTTCATGGCGAGAATTGTCGATGTCAAAGAGTTTTTGTTGCGTTATCCATTTGTCGGTCATGATTTTGAGCTTCAGCTTGCGGTCACTGATCGCATTGTGGCTTGGAATAATGGAACATACATCATTAAAATGGCGGATGGTAAGGTTTCTGTCCAAAAAGTGAGTGAGACTTTGAATGATAGTGCTGTTCATTTAACAGTGCAAACGTTGGCTACTATGCTGTTAGGCTATAAACGTCCACGTTATTTAGAGAAAATCGAACGTTTACAAGGACGTCCCGAGGAAATTGACCTACTAGAGGCCGTATTACCCGTTGGTATTCCGACATTTATTGATTATTTTTAA
- the pdxR gene encoding MocR-like pyridoxine biosynthesis transcription factor PdxR, which produces MDDFIFLLTENEAKYKQVYQQIKALITQGALKTNDSLPSIRKLAETLHVSRNTTLTAYEQLVAEGYIRGEGRKGYFVNALEQVFLQEQIDPIISQTKYHLPSIVVDFRAGAVDQQHFPLKTWRQIANQVLLDSSCYQYGELFGDSLLKEQLVQYLLQARGVSTTIENIIIGSSTQQMLLHLGFLLKDHFPSILLEDPGYNGAREAFQLHNFHIEALPVTESGAQLNLLADSPSRLLYVTPSHHFPYGVSMNIQQRQTLIQWAQQVDGFILEDDYDGEFRYAQQPFPALASIDPSRVIYLGTFSKSFLPGVRLSYMVLPNMLVQPFKERFAHFEQNASSLHQRTMAHFMAQGEWTRHIKRMRLTYKQKMQRLVQELQQQLGEQVTIIGEQSGLYVLVKIKSALSEQQLIEQAESCGVKVYPTSPFFHQQAKETPMLQLGFSKLTMEEIKLGVELLKEAWQP; this is translated from the coding sequence TTGGACGACTTTATCTTTTTATTAACAGAGAATGAGGCAAAGTATAAGCAGGTTTATCAGCAAATTAAAGCACTTATTACACAAGGGGCACTGAAAACAAACGACTCTCTACCATCCATTCGTAAACTAGCAGAAACTTTACACGTTAGTCGTAATACCACGCTAACTGCATATGAACAGCTTGTGGCAGAAGGCTATATTCGCGGCGAGGGGCGGAAGGGCTATTTTGTGAATGCGTTGGAGCAGGTTTTCTTACAGGAGCAGATAGACCCGATTATTTCGCAGACCAAATACCATCTCCCCTCCATCGTTGTAGATTTTCGAGCAGGAGCTGTTGATCAGCAACATTTTCCTTTGAAAACATGGCGCCAAATAGCCAATCAAGTATTATTGGATTCATCATGCTATCAATATGGGGAATTGTTTGGAGATTCATTGTTAAAGGAGCAGCTTGTTCAATACCTCCTACAAGCAAGGGGCGTTTCGACAACGATTGAAAATATCATTATTGGCAGTAGCACGCAGCAAATGCTCCTGCATCTTGGCTTTTTATTAAAAGACCATTTCCCAAGTATCCTTCTGGAGGACCCAGGCTACAACGGGGCACGAGAGGCTTTCCAATTACATAATTTTCATATAGAGGCATTGCCGGTAACAGAGTCTGGTGCACAGCTCAACCTATTAGCTGACAGTCCATCCCGTCTACTCTATGTCACCCCGTCACATCATTTCCCGTACGGTGTTTCTATGAATATTCAACAGCGACAGACTCTAATACAGTGGGCCCAACAAGTCGATGGCTTTATTCTAGAGGACGATTATGATGGTGAATTTCGTTATGCGCAACAGCCATTTCCTGCACTGGCATCGATCGACCCTTCTCGGGTAATTTATTTAGGCACTTTCTCCAAATCGTTTCTGCCAGGAGTTCGATTAAGCTATATGGTGCTACCGAATATGCTTGTTCAGCCATTTAAAGAACGCTTTGCTCATTTTGAACAAAATGCTTCGTCCCTCCATCAACGCACAATGGCACATTTTATGGCACAAGGGGAATGGACACGCCATATTAAAAGGATGCGCCTGACCTACAAACAAAAAATGCAGCGCCTTGTTCAGGAGCTACAACAACAATTGGGTGAGCAAGTCACGATAATAGGCGAGCAATCAGGGCTCTATGTTTTGGTGAAAATAAAGTCTGCACTTTCGGAGCAACAGCTCATCGAACAAGCAGAATCCTGCGGTGTTAAAGTATACCCAACCAGTCCGTTTTTTCATCAACAAGCAAAGGAGACACCGATGCTGCAATTAGGTTTTAGTAAGTTAACGATGGAAGAAATCAAGCTTGGTGTTGAACTGTTGAAAGAGGCCTGGCAGCCATAA
- a CDS encoding GNAT family N-acetyltransferase, with translation MKISIVTKSTIGEVVPLFNAYREFYGQPSDITKAEQFIQERVENGESIIFLAYQEQEPVGFAQLFPIFSSVAMKRAFILNDLFVAQHARKQGVAQALMEQCSAYCQQEAARYMMLETAKDNVNAQKLYEKLGMTIDESVYYYSIYW, from the coding sequence ATGAAAATTAGTATCGTAACAAAATCAACAATAGGGGAAGTTGTACCATTATTTAATGCCTATCGAGAATTTTATGGCCAGCCATCTGATATAACGAAGGCCGAGCAATTTATTCAAGAACGTGTGGAAAATGGGGAGTCCATTATTTTTCTCGCGTACCAGGAGCAGGAGCCAGTAGGGTTTGCGCAATTATTCCCTATTTTTTCATCTGTAGCTATGAAAAGAGCATTTATACTAAATGATTTATTTGTGGCGCAACATGCCAGGAAGCAAGGCGTCGCTCAAGCTTTAATGGAACAATGCTCCGCCTATTGCCAACAGGAAGCTGCCCGATACATGATGCTCGAAACAGCGAAAGATAATGTCAATGCCCAGAAGCTCTATGAAAAACTAGGTATGACGATTGATGAAAGTGTTTATTATTACAGTATTTACTGGTGA
- a CDS encoding class I SAM-dependent methyltransferase: MNKLSTHLLEKAQTYEQSTRISVPAYDTLFAVTQAYFRAQLGEQEASLLVIGAGGGNELSAWGPTNPHWTFTGIDPAEEMLQIAQHKAAQLGLEDRVQLLQGTIDNLPSNTSKFDAASCILVLHFIEDRQEKLNLLKNIHTRLKPGKPFVLACAYGERESEELQDRIKIWQSFFLEAGYKKEKVESMGKIIMNISFISAQEIEQLLQEAGFTHITRFFSSGLFAGWMSQA; this comes from the coding sequence ATGAATAAATTATCGACACATTTATTGGAGAAGGCACAAACCTATGAGCAAAGCACTCGTATTTCGGTACCTGCCTATGACACATTATTTGCCGTGACACAAGCCTACTTCCGTGCTCAGCTAGGTGAACAAGAAGCATCCCTGCTTGTCATAGGAGCTGGCGGTGGCAATGAGCTTTCAGCTTGGGGACCTACAAACCCTCATTGGACATTTACAGGGATTGATCCAGCTGAGGAAATGCTTCAAATCGCGCAACATAAAGCCGCACAACTCGGACTCGAAGACCGTGTCCAATTATTACAAGGAACCATTGACAACCTGCCATCCAATACGTCGAAATTCGATGCGGCCAGTTGTATCCTCGTCCTTCATTTTATAGAAGATCGACAGGAAAAACTGAACCTACTAAAAAACATACACACCCGATTAAAACCAGGAAAACCCTTTGTCCTCGCCTGTGCCTACGGTGAACGTGAAAGTGAAGAACTACAAGATCGCATCAAAATATGGCAAAGCTTCTTTTTAGAGGCAGGTTACAAAAAAGAAAAGGTAGAAAGTATGGGCAAAATCATCATGAATATTTCCTTCATTTCCGCTCAAGAAATCGAGCAACTACTACAAGAAGCCGGATTCACACATATTACCCGCTTTTTCTCCTCCGGCCTTTTCGCAGGATGGATGAGCCAAGCCTAA